Proteins encoded together in one Leptidea sinapis chromosome 45, ilLepSina1.1, whole genome shotgun sequence window:
- the LOC126977369 gene encoding hairy and enhancer of split-related protein HELT-like, with protein sequence MDPAPLSKTAKYKKITKPLLERKRRARINRCLDELKDLMVGALEIDDDNLSKLEKADILELTVNHLTKLHRPKDPVLEAKKFQAGFGQCATEACRFIMSVPDLDSNVSQNLVGHLSRLVSAQPLTIQVPERPSFSPPTSPSSVLSDRQNYYSDNDRSSSDAEESIYSEAPKHWHPRHKTRPQNIPGLLTTVDKLAHHDASSQRNASYFNRVPAEAKDVILQKIRQHIMDKRGNENINDVNVDIEQKYSPKDEAYKSEYLYYTSYPNDTLDLRKVRSPTKPDYQPTETKEPAIDIKPSDVKFSLPEPCESPMDYSNLPPKKKRKLIEYQEYKKQEEIRRQQEAFYADKKLREGPPADELDAKWRPW encoded by the exons ATGGATCCGGCTCCGTTATCGAAAACTGCGAAATATAAGAAGATTACAAAACCACTTTTGGAGCGAAAAAGACGGGCTCGTATTAACCGGTGCTTGGACGAACTGAAAGATCTAATGGTCGGAGCTTTAgag ATTGATGATGACAACCTGAGCAAACTTGAGAAGGCAGACATCCTAGAGCTGACTGTCAACCATTTAACAAAACTGCACCGACCAAAAGACCCGGTGTTGGAAGCTAAAAAGTTTCAAGCGGGCTTTGGACAATGCGCTACAGAAGCCTGCAGGTTCATCATGTCCGTTCCTGACTTGGACTCAAATGTGAGTCAGAACTTAGTCGGTCATCTATCACGGCTGGTCAGTGCACAGCCTCTCACGATACAAGTTCCAGAAAGACCTTCATTTTCACCGCCCACTTCCCCTTCATCTGTTCTATCTGACAGACAGAATTACTACAGCGATAATGATAGATCATCTTCAGACGCCGAAGAGTCAATTTATTCCGAAGCGCCAAAACATTGGCATCCAAGACATAAGACCAGACCACAAAACATTCCAGGATTATTAACAACAGTTGACAAACTCGCACATCATGACGCAAGCTCACAAAGAAACGCGTCTTACTTCAACCGTGTCCCTGCCGAGGCGAAAGATGttatattgcaaaaaataagACAACACATTATGGATAAACGTGGCAACGAAAATATCAATGACGTCAATGTTGATATTGAACAAAAGTATTCTCCGAAAGACGAGGCGTACAAAAgtgaatatttgtattatacgaGCTATCCCAACGATACATTAGACTTGAGAAAAGTACGGTCTCCAACAAAACCTGATTATCAACCAACAGAAACCAAAGAACCCGCGATTGATATTAAACCTTCAGACGTTAAATTCAGTCTCCCAGAACCGTGTGAATCGCCGATGGATTACAGCAACTTACCACCTAAAAAGAAAAGGAAATTAATTGAGTACCAGGAGTACAAAAAACAGGAGGAGATCAGGCGGCAACAAGAAGCTTTTTATGCGGATAAAAAACTGCGTGAAGGACCACCGGCCGATGAGTTAGACGCTAAGTGGCGCCCGTGGTAA